In Janibacter cremeus, a genomic segment contains:
- a CDS encoding ABC transporter permease: protein MTAEAATHVPAPAPRPRRVAAQARFEAGILARNGEQLLVSLVLPALALVALVASSYPDLATPRIAVVAPGVLALAVVSTAFTGQAIQTAFDRRYGVLRMLATTPVGTDGLLAGKALAICAVAAVQLVVLGLVAAVMGWRPDLVGLLLAPVTAALGVWVFVALALLVAGAMRAEAVLAVANLVWVLLAGVGGLLLPAETLGSKAAVIVQWLPSAALGDAFREQLAHGSVPFLPWLVLLVWGAGLSLLVMRTFRWRE, encoded by the coding sequence GTGACCGCTGAGGCCGCGACCCACGTCCCCGCACCCGCTCCTCGACCGCGCCGGGTGGCAGCCCAGGCTCGCTTCGAGGCCGGGATACTCGCGCGCAACGGCGAGCAGCTGCTCGTCTCCCTCGTCCTGCCGGCGCTGGCTCTCGTGGCCCTCGTCGCGAGCTCGTACCCGGATCTGGCCACGCCGCGGATCGCCGTGGTGGCGCCCGGTGTCCTCGCCCTGGCCGTCGTGTCCACAGCATTCACCGGGCAGGCGATCCAGACCGCCTTCGACCGCCGCTACGGCGTGCTGCGGATGCTCGCGACCACCCCCGTGGGCACCGACGGACTCCTCGCCGGGAAGGCCCTGGCCATCTGCGCCGTCGCTGCCGTCCAGCTCGTGGTGCTCGGCCTGGTGGCTGCCGTCATGGGCTGGCGGCCCGACCTCGTGGGACTGCTCCTCGCCCCGGTGACGGCGGCGCTCGGGGTGTGGGTCTTCGTCGCCCTGGCACTCCTGGTGGCCGGCGCCATGCGGGCCGAGGCCGTCCTCGCGGTCGCCAACCTCGTGTGGGTGCTCCTCGCCGGCGTGGGCGGCCTGCTGCTGCCCGCCGAGACGCTCGGCAGCAAGGCCGCCGTGATCGTGCAGTGGCTGCCTTCGGCAGCCCTCGGTGACGCCTTCCGTGAGCAGCTGGCACACGGGAGCGTGCCGTTCCTGCCCTGGCTGGT
- a CDS encoding ABC transporter ATP-binding protein, producing the protein MTRAVVVEDLRRVFGDVIAVDGATWGADTGQITCVLGPNGAGKTTTIECLEGLLRPDSGTCRVLGANPWRADAAHRARVGVMLQDGGLPQSVSARRLLTHLARLHVTNRAAELIERLDITPFASTPIRRLSGGQRQRVALAAALVGGPRVAFLDEPTAGLDPHARLEVWDLLGEEADAGVGLVVTTHSFEEAERLAARVVILDRGRVVADGTPEQISGGGRLEDAYFSLTGGTRDR; encoded by the coding sequence GTGACTCGAGCCGTTGTCGTGGAGGACCTGCGCCGCGTCTTCGGTGATGTCATCGCCGTCGACGGGGCCACCTGGGGCGCCGACACGGGCCAGATCACCTGCGTGCTCGGCCCCAACGGCGCCGGCAAGACCACCACGATCGAGTGCCTCGAGGGCCTCCTGCGGCCCGACTCCGGTACCTGCCGCGTCCTCGGCGCGAACCCGTGGCGAGCCGATGCGGCCCACCGTGCCCGCGTCGGCGTCATGCTCCAGGACGGCGGGCTCCCGCAGAGCGTGAGCGCCCGACGCCTGCTGACCCACCTCGCGCGCCTGCACGTCACCAACCGTGCGGCCGAGCTGATCGAGCGCCTGGACATCACCCCCTTCGCCAGCACACCCATCCGGCGACTCAGTGGCGGCCAGAGGCAGCGGGTCGCACTGGCCGCCGCCCTCGTCGGCGGGCCCCGGGTCGCCTTCCTCGACGAGCCGACGGCCGGGCTCGACCCGCACGCACGGCTGGAGGTGTGGGACCTGCTGGGAGAGGAGGCCGACGCCGGCGTCGGGCTCGTGGTGACCACGCACAGCTTCGAGGAGGCCGAGCGTCTCGCGGCGCGGGTCGTCATCCTCGACCGTGGCCGCGTCGTCGCCGACGGCACACCGGAGCAGATCTCCGGCGGGGGCCGTCTCGAGGACGCCTACTTCTCGCTCACCGGAGGAACCCGTGACCGCTGA
- a CDS encoding metalloregulator ArsR/SmtB family transcription factor, producing MLNSPRDLSTSQGDVDTRDASTRDRVLAVISEHGPITAADIAIHLGLTATGVRRHLDLLAEDSSVTSRAPHRGKRGRGRPAREWVVADLGHDHLPSEYDELATEVMRFLREQGGEDAVRAFADERVAGLEARVRDRLDAAGSDPHARTLALVEALGLEGYAASARPVGEDSSVGVQLCQGHCPVRHVATEFPELCEAETDAFSRLLGVHVQRLATLAQGHHVCTTFVPTPGARSHKERANR from the coding sequence GTGCTTAATTCACCGCGGGATCTCTCGACGTCGCAGGGCGACGTCGATACCCGTGATGCCAGCACCCGCGATCGCGTGCTCGCGGTGATCAGCGAGCACGGCCCGATCACCGCAGCCGACATCGCCATCCATCTCGGCCTGACGGCCACCGGAGTGCGTCGCCACCTCGACCTGCTGGCCGAGGACTCCTCGGTCACCAGCCGGGCGCCGCACCGGGGCAAGCGTGGCCGCGGACGTCCTGCCCGGGAGTGGGTCGTGGCCGATCTGGGGCACGACCACCTTCCCTCCGAGTACGACGAGCTGGCCACCGAGGTGATGCGCTTCCTGCGTGAGCAGGGCGGCGAGGACGCCGTTCGTGCCTTCGCCGACGAGCGGGTCGCCGGCCTGGAGGCGCGTGTCCGGGACCGGCTCGACGCCGCGGGCAGCGATCCGCACGCACGCACACTGGCGCTCGTTGAGGCCTTGGGCCTCGAGGGATACGCTGCCAGCGCCCGTCCGGTCGGCGAGGACAGCAGCGTCGGTGTCCAGTTGTGCCAGGGCCACTGCCCGGTCCGACACGTCGCCACGGAGTTCCCCGAGTTGTGCGAGGCGGAGACCGACGCCTTCAGCCGCCTTCTCGGAGTCCATGTCCAACGCCTGGCCACACTGGCCCAGGGTCATCACGTCTGCACCACCTTCGTCCCCACGCCGGGGGCGCGATCCCACAAAGAGAGGGCCAACCGATGA
- the sufB gene encoding Fe-S cluster assembly protein SufB — protein sequence MSTNIEELNPGLKDIGRYEYGWSDSDAAGEAAKRGLNEEVVLDISDRKSEPKWMRDLRLKSLRLFDKKPMPSWGSDLTGIDFQNIKYFVKSTENQASSWEELPEDIRNTYDKLGIPEAEKQRLVAGVAAQYESEVVYHQIREDLEEKGVIFVDTDSGLREHEDLFREYFGTVIPAGDNKFSALNTAVWSGGSFIYVPPGVHVDIPLQAYFRINTENMGQFERTLIIADEGSSVHYVEGCTAPIYTTASLHSAVVEIVVKKNARVRYTTIQNWSNNVYNLVTKRTTVEEGGTMEWIDGNIGSKVTMKYPACFLMGEYAKGETLSVALAGEGQHQDAGAKMVHAAPNTSSSIISKSVARGGGRSSYRGLVQVLEGATNSKSNVVCDALLVDTISRSDTYPYVDVREDDVQMGHEATVSKVSADQLFYLMSRGMNEEEAMAMIVRGFVEPIAKELPMEYALELNRLIELQMEGAVG from the coding sequence ATGAGCACCAACATCGAAGAGCTGAACCCAGGGCTCAAGGACATCGGCCGCTACGAGTACGGCTGGTCCGACAGCGACGCGGCCGGTGAGGCGGCCAAGCGAGGCCTCAACGAAGAGGTCGTGCTCGACATCAGCGACCGCAAGAGCGAGCCGAAGTGGATGCGCGACCTGCGGTTGAAGTCCCTGCGCCTGTTCGACAAGAAGCCGATGCCCAGCTGGGGCAGTGACCTCACCGGCATCGACTTCCAGAACATCAAGTACTTCGTGAAGTCCACCGAGAACCAGGCCAGCTCCTGGGAGGAGTTGCCGGAGGACATCCGCAACACCTACGACAAGCTCGGCATCCCCGAGGCGGAGAAGCAGCGGCTCGTCGCGGGCGTCGCCGCCCAGTACGAGTCGGAGGTCGTCTACCACCAGATCCGTGAGGACCTGGAGGAGAAGGGTGTCATCTTCGTCGACACCGACTCCGGCCTGCGCGAGCACGAGGACCTCTTCCGGGAGTACTTCGGCACCGTCATCCCGGCCGGTGACAACAAGTTCTCGGCGCTGAACACCGCCGTCTGGTCAGGTGGCTCCTTCATCTACGTGCCGCCGGGCGTCCACGTGGACATCCCGCTGCAGGCCTACTTCCGGATCAACACCGAGAACATGGGCCAGTTCGAGCGCACGCTGATCATCGCGGACGAGGGCTCCTCCGTGCACTACGTCGAGGGTTGCACCGCGCCGATCTACACGACCGCATCCCTGCACAGCGCCGTGGTCGAGATCGTGGTGAAGAAGAACGCCCGCGTGCGCTACACGACCATCCAGAACTGGTCGAACAACGTGTACAACCTCGTGACCAAGCGCACCACGGTCGAGGAGGGCGGCACCATGGAGTGGATCGATGGCAACATCGGCTCCAAGGTGACGATGAAGTACCCCGCCTGCTTCCTCATGGGCGAGTACGCCAAGGGTGAGACCCTCTCGGTCGCCCTGGCCGGCGAGGGCCAGCACCAGGACGCGGGCGCGAAGATGGTCCACGCCGCACCGAACACCTCCAGCTCGATCATCTCCAAGTCCGTTGCCCGCGGTGGCGGCCGCAGCTCCTACCGGGGCCTGGTGCAGGTGCTCGAGGGGGCGACCAACTCCAAGTCGAACGTCGTCTGCGATGCGCTGCTCGTCGACACGATCAGCCGCTCGGACACCTACCCCTACGTCGACGTCCGCGAGGACGACGTGCAGATGGGCCACGAGGCGACCGTGTCGAAGGTCTCCGCAGACCAGCTCTTCTACCTCATGTCCCGCGGGATGAACGAGGAGGAGGCGATGGCGATGATCGTGCGCGGCTTCGTCGAGCCGATCGCGAAGGAGCTCCCGATGGAGTACGCCCTCGAGCTGAACCGCCTCATTGAACTCCAGATGGAAGGAGCCGTTGGCTGA
- the sufD gene encoding Fe-S cluster assembly protein SufD has translation MSLLADTSSRQAHTHSGETMVPDASRGERTRSWEVAEFPMPQGREEDWRFTPISRLTNLLADEASGATLEWTTHLPEGVTLTTTSVEELGRDALPKPIDRPAALAAAHGGGISLVDVPKEHELTEPVRISLDGTERQIVNGHLVVRVGAFSSATIVLSHTGSSDYNELVTVIAGDSSKVTLVTLQDWQDDTHHLAQHDVVVGRDASARHIAISIGGGIVRLNTNASYTGPGGSFEGLGVYFADAGQHLEHRLFVDHEAPHCRSNVEYKGALQGETAQTVWVGDVLIRAAAEGTDTYELNRNLILTDGARADSVPNLEIETGEIVGAGHASTTGRFDDQQLFYLQSRGIPQELARRLVVRGFFNSIVQRIGDEEISEKVMAAIDEELEASSGAMA, from the coding sequence ATGAGCCTGCTGGCTGACACTTCGAGCCGACAGGCTCACACCCACTCCGGCGAGACCATGGTCCCGGACGCCTCCCGTGGCGAACGGACCCGCTCGTGGGAGGTTGCCGAATTCCCGATGCCGCAGGGCCGTGAGGAGGACTGGCGGTTCACCCCGATCAGTCGCCTGACGAACCTCCTGGCGGACGAGGCCAGCGGCGCCACGCTCGAGTGGACCACGCACCTGCCGGAGGGCGTCACGCTCACCACGACGTCCGTGGAGGAGCTGGGACGAGACGCGCTGCCCAAGCCGATCGACCGGCCGGCGGCCTTGGCGGCGGCCCACGGTGGGGGCATCTCCCTCGTCGACGTGCCGAAGGAGCACGAGCTCACCGAACCGGTGCGCATCTCCCTGGACGGCACCGAGCGGCAGATCGTGAACGGTCACCTCGTCGTGCGCGTCGGCGCGTTCTCCTCGGCGACGATCGTGCTCAGCCACACCGGCTCGAGCGACTACAACGAGCTGGTCACCGTGATCGCCGGGGACTCCTCGAAGGTCACGCTCGTCACGCTGCAGGACTGGCAGGACGACACCCACCACCTCGCCCAGCACGACGTCGTCGTCGGCCGGGACGCCTCGGCGCGGCACATCGCGATCTCCATCGGTGGCGGAATCGTGCGGCTGAACACCAACGCGAGCTACACCGGCCCCGGTGGATCCTTCGAGGGGCTGGGCGTGTACTTCGCGGACGCCGGGCAGCACCTGGAGCACCGCCTCTTCGTCGACCACGAGGCGCCGCACTGCCGCAGCAACGTCGAGTACAAGGGCGCGCTGCAGGGCGAGACGGCGCAGACGGTCTGGGTGGGCGACGTGCTCATCCGGGCTGCTGCGGAGGGGACCGACACCTACGAGCTCAACCGCAACCTCATCCTCACCGATGGGGCGCGGGCGGACTCGGTGCCCAACCTCGAGATCGAGACCGGCGAGATCGTCGGTGCCGGTCACGCCTCGACGACCGGCCGCTTCGACGACCAGCAGCTGTTCTACCTGCAGTCCCGCGGCATCCCGCAGGAGCTGGCCCGTCGTCTCGTCGTGCGCGGCTTCTTCAACAGCATCGTCCAGCGCATCGGCGACGAGGAGATCAGCGAGAAGGTCATGGCGGCCATCGACGAGGAGCTCGAGGCGAGTTCTGGGGCGATGGCATGA
- a CDS encoding non-heme iron oxygenase ferredoxin subunit, which translates to MSTATEADFVRVCRLDELPDVGAAKAEIQGRIVSMIHAEDGSVHCIDDECTHGRVSLSEGDVEGCEIECWLHGSRFNLVSGKPTSLPATVPVVVHTTRVTDGEVFVALSDEAPRTV; encoded by the coding sequence ATGAGCACCGCGACCGAGGCCGACTTCGTCCGCGTCTGCCGGCTCGACGAGCTGCCGGACGTGGGCGCTGCCAAGGCGGAGATCCAGGGACGGATCGTCTCGATGATCCACGCCGAGGACGGCAGCGTGCACTGCATCGACGACGAGTGCACGCATGGTCGCGTGTCGCTGTCCGAGGGCGACGTCGAGGGTTGCGAGATCGAGTGCTGGTTGCATGGCTCGCGCTTCAACCTCGTGTCCGGCAAGCCGACCAGCCTCCCGGCCACGGTCCCCGTGGTCGTGCACACCACGCGAGTCACCGATGGCGAGGTATTCGTCGCGCTGTCCGACGAGGCGCCCCGCACGGTCTGA
- the sufC gene encoding Fe-S cluster assembly ATPase SufC, producing the protein MATLEITDLHVSVDTEEGSKEILKGVTLTLKSGETHAIMGPNGSGKSTLAYSIAGHPKYTVTSGSITLDGEDVLSMSVDERARAGLFLAMQYPVEVPGVTVSNFLRTAKTAIEGEAPKLRHWVKDVRSTMDELRMDSTFADRNVNEGFSGGEKKRHEILQMELLKPKFAVLDETDSGLDVDALRVVSEGVNRVQGNTDSGVLLITHYTRILRYIKPDRVHVFVDGRIADQGGAELADQLEAEGYDRYVPTGEPAAFTGA; encoded by the coding sequence ATGGCAACGCTCGAGATCACGGACCTGCACGTCAGCGTCGACACCGAGGAGGGCTCCAAGGAGATCCTCAAGGGCGTCACGCTGACCCTGAAGTCCGGTGAGACGCACGCGATCATGGGGCCGAACGGCTCCGGCAAATCGACCCTCGCTTACTCCATCGCGGGTCACCCCAAGTACACGGTCACCTCCGGGTCGATCACCCTCGATGGCGAGGACGTGCTGTCGATGAGCGTCGACGAGCGCGCCCGCGCAGGGCTCTTCCTCGCGATGCAGTACCCCGTCGAGGTTCCCGGCGTCACGGTGAGCAACTTCCTGCGCACCGCCAAGACCGCCATCGAGGGCGAGGCGCCGAAGCTGCGCCACTGGGTCAAGGACGTGCGCTCGACCATGGACGAGCTGCGCATGGACTCCACGTTCGCCGACCGCAACGTCAACGAGGGCTTCTCCGGTGGCGAGAAGAAGCGCCACGAGATCCTCCAGATGGAGCTGCTGAAGCCGAAGTTCGCCGTCCTCGACGAGACGGACTCCGGCTTGGACGTCGATGCCCTGCGCGTCGTCTCCGAGGGGGTCAACCGGGTGCAGGGCAACACCGACTCCGGTGTCCTGCTCATCACCCACTACACGCGGATCCTGCGCTACATCAAGCCTGACCGGGTGCACGTCTTCGTCGACGGCCGCATCGCCGACCAGGGCGGAGCGGAGCTCGCTGACCAGCTCGAGGCCGAGGGTTACGACCGCTACGTCCCGACGGGGGAGCCCGCCGCGTTCACCGGGGCGTGA
- a CDS encoding SufS family cysteine desulfurase codes for MTEQLIPDTELAALRDQFPILGRSVRGGKPLVYLDSGATSQKPLAVLDAEREFLITANSAPHRGAHALSEEATEAYEQARADIAAFIGAAEREVVFTKNATEALNLAAYAFSNALVGSPLRVGEGDEILITEAEHHANLVPWQELCRRTGATLRWIGVTEDGRLDMDQLEGMVTERTKVMAFTHASNVLGAISDVSRFVAAAKSVGAITVLDACQSVPHLPVDVTELGVDLMAFSGHKMYGPSGIGVLWGRYDLLDQMPAFLTGGSMIEIVRMEGSTYMAPPTRFEAGVPMTSQAIGLGAAVRWMREIGVERIAAHEQALTARLLEAIAARDWVRLIGPADTVHRGAAVSFVVDGVHAHDVGQVLDDHGVAVRVGHHCAWPLHRAYKVAATTRASMAVYNTPDEIDALVDALDTVPGIFGVDRGAA; via the coding sequence ATGACCGAGCAGCTGATCCCCGACACCGAGCTGGCGGCCCTGCGCGACCAGTTCCCGATCCTCGGGCGCAGCGTGCGCGGGGGCAAGCCGCTGGTCTACCTGGACTCGGGGGCGACCTCGCAGAAGCCGCTGGCGGTGCTGGACGCCGAGCGCGAGTTCCTCATCACCGCCAACTCCGCGCCGCACCGCGGTGCCCACGCGCTCTCCGAGGAGGCCACCGAGGCCTACGAGCAGGCGCGTGCGGACATCGCCGCCTTCATCGGTGCCGCCGAGCGCGAGGTCGTCTTCACCAAGAACGCCACCGAGGCGCTGAACCTGGCGGCCTACGCCTTCTCCAACGCGCTGGTGGGGTCCCCCCTTCGCGTCGGTGAGGGGGACGAGATCCTCATCACCGAGGCGGAGCACCACGCCAACCTGGTGCCGTGGCAGGAGTTGTGCCGTCGCACCGGCGCGACCCTGCGTTGGATCGGGGTCACCGAGGACGGCCGTCTCGACATGGACCAACTCGAGGGCATGGTCACCGAGCGCACCAAGGTGATGGCCTTCACCCACGCCTCCAACGTGCTCGGCGCCATCAGTGATGTCTCCCGCTTCGTCGCAGCGGCGAAGTCCGTCGGCGCGATCACGGTCCTGGACGCCTGCCAGTCGGTGCCCCACCTACCGGTGGACGTCACCGAGCTCGGCGTGGATCTGATGGCCTTCTCGGGCCACAAGATGTACGGACCGAGTGGCATCGGGGTCCTGTGGGGCCGCTACGACCTGCTCGACCAGATGCCGGCCTTCCTCACCGGCGGCTCGATGATCGAGATCGTGCGGATGGAGGGCAGCACGTACATGGCCCCACCGACCCGATTCGAGGCCGGTGTGCCGATGACCAGCCAGGCCATCGGTCTGGGCGCTGCCGTGCGCTGGATGCGCGAGATCGGCGTCGAGCGCATCGCCGCCCACGAGCAGGCCCTCACGGCCCGGCTGCTGGAGGCGATCGCAGCCCGTGACTGGGTCCGCCTCATCGGGCCTGCGGACACCGTCCACCGGGGCGCCGCGGTCAGCTTCGTCGTCGACGGCGTGCACGCGCACGACGTCGGCCAGGTCCTCGACGACCACGGCGTGGCCGTGCGCGTCGGTCACCACTGCGCCTGGCCGCTGCACCGCGCCTACAAGGTCGCGGCCACCACGCGCGCCTCGATGGCCGTCTACAACACCCCGGACGAGATCGACGCCCTCGTGGACGCCCTCGACACCGTGCCCGGCATCTTCGGCGTGGACCGGGGGGCTGCCTGA
- the sufU gene encoding Fe-S cluster assembly sulfur transfer protein SufU produces MDLYQELILDHSKRQVGHGLREGHQAEVNHVNPTCGDEVTLRVHLDGTGPGATITDISYEAMGCSISMASTSILADELTGETITDAMEIHAAMRQMLTSRGQDSGDEEVIGDGVALAGVAQYPARVKCALLGWLALTDALVQAGVDVATESQGESA; encoded by the coding sequence ATGGACCTCTACCAGGAGCTGATCCTCGACCACTCGAAGCGCCAGGTCGGACACGGCTTGCGCGAGGGGCACCAGGCCGAGGTGAACCACGTCAACCCGACCTGCGGCGACGAGGTCACCCTGCGGGTGCACCTCGACGGCACCGGACCGGGCGCGACGATCACCGACATCTCCTACGAGGCGATGGGCTGCTCGATCTCGATGGCGAGCACCTCGATCCTCGCCGACGAGCTGACCGGTGAGACGATCACCGACGCCATGGAGATCCACGCCGCGATGCGGCAGATGCTCACCAGTCGCGGCCAGGACAGCGGCGACGAGGAGGTCATCGGCGACGGCGTCGCCCTGGCCGGCGTCGCGCAGTACCCGGCTCGCGTGAAGTGCGCGCTGCTAGGCTGGTTGGCCCTCACCGACGCCCTGGTCCAGGCAGGCGTCGACGTCGCAACAGAATCCCAAGGAGAGAGCGCATGA
- a CDS encoding metal-sulfur cluster assembly factor: protein MTAQAPTPTNVADVEEALRDVVDPELGINVVDLGLVYGITVDPQNHAVVDMTLTSAACPLQDVIEDQVDSVLTDLVAGMRINWIWMPPWGPDKITDDGREQLRALGFNI from the coding sequence ATGACTGCCCAGGCACCGACCCCGACAAATGTCGCAGACGTCGAAGAAGCGCTGCGTGACGTCGTCGACCCCGAGCTCGGCATCAACGTCGTCGATCTCGGCCTCGTCTACGGCATCACCGTCGACCCGCAGAACCACGCAGTCGTCGACATGACCCTCACGTCTGCCGCCTGCCCCTTGCAGGACGTCATCGAGGATCAGGTCGACTCTGTCCTGACCGACCTGGTCGCGGGTATGCGGATCAACTGGATCTGGATGCCGCCGTGGGGTCCGGACAAGATCACCGACGACGGCCGCGAGCAGCTGCGAGCCCTCGGCTTCAACATCTGA
- a CDS encoding acVLRF1 family peptidyl-tRNA hydrolase: protein MTRIIEVDAHRLEKWVDGFAARHDGVTSAVEPGRVLLVGGDGTRAVGETFEHERIGLVLVRRGGHAVGVDEGGELTSHKCGTRYVQSRTKAGGWSQQRYSRRRGNQADSVVTTVAELACKHLPPGRVDALVLGGDRKLAEQVLTDPRLAHLRDLERRTLWNLPDPRLSVLKDAARRARAVRLTLDDE, encoded by the coding sequence ATGACCCGCATCATCGAGGTCGATGCCCATCGCCTCGAGAAGTGGGTCGACGGCTTCGCGGCCCGGCACGACGGCGTCACCTCCGCCGTCGAGCCGGGCCGTGTGCTGCTCGTCGGCGGTGACGGCACCCGTGCGGTGGGGGAGACCTTCGAGCACGAGCGGATCGGCCTCGTCCTCGTGCGTCGTGGCGGTCATGCCGTCGGTGTCGACGAAGGGGGTGAGCTCACCTCGCACAAGTGCGGCACCCGGTACGTCCAGTCGCGCACGAAGGCGGGTGGCTGGAGCCAGCAGCGCTACAGCCGCCGACGGGGCAACCAGGCCGACTCGGTCGTCACCACGGTGGCCGAGCTCGCGTGCAAGCACCTGCCGCCGGGGCGTGTGGACGCCCTCGTGCTCGGTGGGGATCGCAAGCTGGCTGAGCAGGTGCTGACCGACCCGCGGCTGGCCCACCTGCGCGACCTCGAACGACGCACCCTGTGGAATCTGCCCGACCCGCGTCTGTCCGTGCTGAAGGATGCCGCGAGACGGGCCCGGGCCGTGCGCTTGACGCTCGACGACGAGTAG
- a CDS encoding ATP-binding cassette domain-containing protein — protein sequence MITATGIELRAGSRILLEGATFRVAPGDRVGLVGRNGAGKTTLTKVLAGQGQAASGEVSSGGGIGYLPQDPRTGDLSVTARERILSARGLDQIVTDRRTAERRMASADPQTQERAMARFARLQEEFEAVGGYAAESEAASMASALGIDEDRLDQTLETLSGGQRRRVELARILFSGNETLLLDEPTNHLDADSIAWLREHLKNYKGGLVIISHDVELLEVVVNRVFHLDANRCELDIYNMGWKNYLQQRETDERRRKRELQNAQKKAGALLEQADKMRAKATKAAAAQQMIKRAEKMLAGVEGERVSDKVAKLRFPDPAPCGRTPLRASGLSRSYGSLEIFTDVDLAIDRGSKVVVLGLNGAGKTTLLRMLAGVDAPDTGQVEPGHGLKVGYYAQEHENLDVDRSVLANMKSAAPDLGETEVRKVLGSFLFSGDDVDKPAGVLSGGEKTRLSLALLVVSSANVLLLDEPTNNLDPASREEILGALSTFKGAVVLVTHDEGAVDSLEPERILLLPDGIEDFWNADYRDLVTLA from the coding sequence GTGATCACAGCAACCGGGATCGAGCTGCGCGCGGGCTCCCGGATCCTTCTCGAGGGCGCGACCTTCCGTGTCGCGCCGGGCGACCGGGTCGGTCTGGTCGGGCGCAACGGTGCCGGCAAGACGACCCTGACGAAGGTGCTCGCCGGCCAGGGCCAGGCGGCGTCGGGCGAGGTCAGCTCCGGTGGTGGCATCGGCTACCTGCCCCAGGACCCGCGCACGGGCGACCTGAGTGTCACGGCGCGTGAGCGGATCCTCTCCGCCCGGGGCCTGGATCAGATCGTCACCGACCGTCGTACCGCAGAGAGGCGGATGGCGAGTGCGGACCCCCAGACCCAGGAGCGGGCGATGGCGCGCTTCGCCCGGCTGCAGGAGGAGTTCGAGGCCGTCGGCGGCTACGCGGCCGAGTCGGAGGCAGCGAGCATGGCCTCGGCCCTGGGCATCGACGAGGACCGCCTCGACCAGACCCTCGAGACGCTCTCCGGTGGTCAGCGGCGGCGGGTGGAGTTGGCCCGGATCCTCTTCTCCGGCAACGAGACCCTGCTGCTCGACGAGCCGACGAACCACCTGGACGCCGACTCCATCGCGTGGCTGCGCGAGCACCTGAAGAACTACAAGGGCGGGCTGGTCATCATCAGCCACGACGTCGAGCTCCTCGAGGTGGTCGTCAACCGGGTCTTCCACCTCGATGCCAATCGGTGCGAGCTGGACATCTACAACATGGGGTGGAAGAACTACCTGCAGCAGCGTGAGACCGACGAGCGCCGTCGCAAGCGTGAGCTGCAGAACGCGCAGAAGAAGGCCGGCGCCCTGCTGGAGCAGGCGGACAAGATGCGCGCCAAGGCAACGAAGGCCGCCGCCGCGCAGCAGATGATCAAGCGTGCCGAGAAGATGCTCGCGGGGGTCGAGGGGGAGCGGGTCAGCGACAAGGTCGCCAAGCTGCGCTTCCCGGACCCGGCCCCGTGCGGGCGGACCCCCCTTCGCGCCTCCGGCCTGTCCCGCTCCTACGGGAGCCTGGAGATCTTCACCGACGTCGACCTGGCGATCGACCGGGGGAGCAAGGTCGTCGTGCTCGGCCTCAACGGTGCCGGCAAGACGACCCTGCTGCGGATGCTCGCCGGGGTGGATGCGCCGGACACCGGTCAGGTCGAGCCGGGCCACGGGCTCAAGGTCGGCTACTACGCGCAGGAGCACGAGAACCTCGACGTCGACCGGTCCGTACTGGCCAACATGAAGTCGGCCGCTCCGGACCTCGGTGAGACCGAGGTGCGCAAGGTCCTCGGGTCGTTCCTCTTCTCCGGCGACGACGTCGACAAGCCGGCTGGGGTGCTCTCGGGCGGGGAGAAGACCCGCCTGTCGCTCGCCCTGCTCGTCGTCTCCAGCGCCAACGTCCTGCTGCTCGACGAGCCGACGAACAACCTCGACCCGGCCAGCCGTGAGGAGATCCTCGGTGCCCTGTCGACGTTCAAGGGCGCCGTCGTGCTCGTCACCCACGACGAGGGGGCGGTCGACTCGTTGGAGCCGGAGCGGATCCTGCTGTTGCCGGACGGCATCGAGGACTTCTGGAATGCCGACTACCGCGACCTGGTGACCTTGGCCTGA